From Variimorphobacter saccharofermentans, one genomic window encodes:
- a CDS encoding carbon-nitrogen hydrolase family protein, producing MKIIKVAIIQLKNYYENQMAGYDKATALITRAADQGISIAVLPELSGCGYIPNQSIWQYAEPADGKTAQWACELSAQLGIYIGAGFIETDGKDFYNSYLLSNPQGKICGIIRKEDAEAYCFKRSKGDTYIDTDIGRIGIGICADNHNIDRLNRMKSANIDFMLMPHASPAPYKSNTQISESDRQLFEEQPYTVAASYSNYLRVPTIFANAVGTFPEFMGGLGVKSYNQNFCLMGGSLVTNAEGEIVSKMGSEEGYEVSAITIGPNSMTPVVPTVYHKKWLHPGNALFRYVVLPMVVRKGIRSYNKEHVLYLNTLRKG from the coding sequence ATGAAAATAATAAAGGTTGCTATCATCCAGTTAAAGAATTATTATGAAAATCAGATGGCAGGATACGATAAGGCAACAGCTTTGATTACACGGGCTGCTGATCAAGGCATAAGTATTGCTGTTCTTCCGGAGCTTTCTGGATGCGGGTATATTCCGAACCAATCAATTTGGCAGTATGCGGAACCAGCAGATGGAAAGACAGCGCAATGGGCGTGTGAGCTTTCTGCACAATTAGGAATATATATTGGAGCAGGATTTATTGAGACAGATGGTAAGGATTTTTATAATTCATACCTGCTAAGCAATCCACAAGGAAAAATATGTGGTATAATACGGAAAGAAGATGCAGAAGCCTATTGCTTTAAGCGCAGTAAGGGTGATACATACATTGATACGGATATCGGTAGAATTGGGATAGGAATATGTGCCGATAACCATAATATTGACAGACTTAATAGAATGAAAAGTGCGAACATTGATTTTATGCTGATGCCACATGCGAGCCCCGCACCTTACAAATCTAACACACAAATATCGGAGAGTGACCGGCAGTTATTTGAAGAACAACCTTATACGGTTGCGGCATCCTATTCCAACTATTTGAGAGTACCTACGATTTTTGCTAATGCAGTAGGGACATTTCCAGAATTTATGGGAGGCCTCGGTGTGAAAAGCTATAATCAGAATTTCTGTCTCATGGGTGGTTCATTAGTTACGAATGCAGAGGGTGAGATCGTTTCTAAAATGGGCAGTGAAGAAGGATATGAAGTATCTGCCATTACCATAGGTCCCAACTCTATGACTCCGGTAGTACCTACTGTTTATCATAAAAAGTGGCTCCATCCGGGCAATGCATTGTTTCGATATGTCGTACTACCTATGGTGGTCAGAAAGGGAATACGCAGCTATAATAAAGAACATGTTTTGTATTTAAATACATTACGGAAAGGATAA
- a CDS encoding MBL fold metallo-hydrolase, producing the protein MKITHIRHATFLLQIGGKKILVDPMLNNKGTYRAVEKVPNTNMNPLVELPVTIETLSQDYRTLLAQLFFL; encoded by the coding sequence ATGAAAATTACACACATTCGTCATGCAACCTTCCTTTTACAGATCGGAGGGAAAAAAATCCTGGTAGACCCTATGCTAAATAATAAGGGGACTTATCGAGCAGTCGAAAAAGTCCCTAATACGAATATGAATCCTCTTGTTGAATTACCTGTTACCATTGAAACCCTCTCACAAGATTATAGAACACTTTTAGCTCAGCTTTTCTTTCTATAG
- a CDS encoding TetR/AcrR family transcriptional regulator — translation MARMQPELRKQELIEIAFRQFLQQGYHKTSIRSIVGEAKGEIGMFYHHFSSKEEIFHEVLEQYNKQYINKVKNLIAKENKTPILELMELVFSDLEDSLYEYAHMNRGAVNKQMLTLLHQQTLLTLKPVFCDLLKERILRGEIALPEVDIGLLTDFLLYGISAVLHDQDEKNIKAKEQAIRLLMIKMLEC, via the coding sequence ATGGCCCGAATGCAACCTGAGTTGAGAAAGCAAGAATTAATTGAGATAGCATTTCGTCAGTTTTTACAGCAGGGATATCATAAAACCTCGATTCGCTCCATCGTAGGAGAGGCGAAGGGTGAGATTGGTATGTTTTATCATCACTTTTCTTCGAAAGAAGAGATTTTTCATGAAGTACTGGAGCAATACAATAAGCAGTACATTAATAAGGTTAAAAATCTAATAGCAAAGGAAAATAAGACTCCTATTTTAGAATTAATGGAGCTTGTATTTTCAGATTTGGAAGACTCGTTATATGAATATGCACATATGAACCGTGGGGCAGTTAATAAGCAAATGCTAACATTACTGCATCAGCAAACATTGTTAACATTAAAACCTGTTTTTTGCGATTTACTAAAGGAACGCATTCTACGAGGAGAAATCGCTCTACCTGAAGTTGACATTGGCTTATTAACTGACTTTTTACTCTATGGAATCAGTGCAGTACTTCATGACCAGGATGAAAAGAACATAAAAGCAAAAGAACAAGCAATAAGACTTCTGATGATCAAAATGCTGGAATGTTAA